In Haliaeetus albicilla chromosome 18, bHalAlb1.1, whole genome shotgun sequence, one genomic interval encodes:
- the LOC138689755 gene encoding keratin, type II cytoskeletal 6A-like: protein MSRQSICRSFGVGSKRGYSSCSAIGGGFGGSGGRTRISYSSFSTSRGIGGSGRCGGFSSRSLHNMGGSGRISMGGSYGSGYGCRIGGFGGGYGGGFGSIGGGVIGGGIGSFGGPVRGGPGFPGGIQPVQVDPTLLRPVHVDIDPQIQQVKCQEKEQIKTLNNQFASFIDKVRFLEQQNKVLSTKWELLQQQGPSGPRKNLDVIFENYIQNLRRRLESLLGQRGQLESELQNMRQYVEEYKTKYEEEINRRTAAENEFVVLKKDVDCAYMTKVELEAKVGALTDEINFLRCMYEEELAQMQTISRDLSVVVSMDNNRHLDLDSIIEEVRRQYEQIAQNSRAEAEAWYQSRYEELQNTAGRHGDSLRNTKIEIQELTRNVQRLRAEIENVKKQNHQLQSAIAEAEERGEMALKDARRKLEELECALSKDKEELARLLKEYQELLNIKIALDVEIAMYRKLLEGEENRLCADNLSNVNVSVVGRTTIAGGRAGGFGASSGMGGGVCAVGGGSIIGGSCGMGGGILSGGFSSGSGRMCSSGGGNFISGGGSSSVRRCVTTTTVKSSGVKY from the exons ATGTCTCGGCAGTCAATCTGTAGAAGCTTTGGAGTCGGAAGCAAAAGGGGATACAGCTCTTGTTCTGCCATCGGTGGTGGCTTTGGAGGAAGTGGGGGCAGAACCAGGATCAGCTATAGCTCGTTCTCCACATCCAGGGGAATTGGAGGCAGCGGACGTTGTGGAGGTTTTAGCAGCAGGAGCCTCCATAACATGGGTGGCAGCGGAAGAATTTCCATGGGTGGCTCTTATGGCAGTGGATATGGATGTAGAATTGGTGGCTTTGGTGGAGGCTATGGAGGAGGATTTGGCAGCATTGGAGGAGGTGTCATTGGTGGAGGAATAGGCAGCTTTGGTGGTCCTGTGAGAGGTGGTCCTGGGTTCCCTGGAGGCATCCAACCGGTCCAGGTTGACCCAACCCTCCTGCGGCCGGTCCATGTTGATATTGATCCTCAGATCCAACAAGTGAAgtgccaggagaaggaacagatCAAGACTCTTAACAATCAGTTTGCCTCTTTCATTGACAAG GTCCGCTTCCTGGAGCAACAGAACAAGGTCCTCTCCACCAAGTGGGAGCTCCTCCAACAGCAAGGGCCTTCAGGGCCAAGGAAGAACCTCGATGTCATCTTTGAAAATTACATCCAGAACCTGAGGAGGAGGTTGGAGTCTCTCCTGGGACAGAGGGGACAGCTGGAGTCGGAGCTGCAGAACATGCGGCAATACGTGGAGGAGTACAAAACCAA GTACGAAGAAGAAATCAACAGGCGCACCGCTGCTGAGAACGAGTTTGTGGTGCTCAAGAAG GATGTGGACTGTGCCTACATGACTAAAGTAGAGCTGGAAGCCAAGGTGGGAGCTCTGACTGATGAAATCAACTTCTTGAGGTGTATGTACGAGGAG GAACTGGCTCAGATGCAGACAATCAGCCGGGACCTGTCTGTGGTGGTGTCCATGGACAATAATCGGCACCTGGATCTGGACAGTATCATTGAGGAGGTCAGGCGTCAGTACGAGCAGATTGCTCAGAACAGCAGAGCTGAAGCTGAGGCTTGGTACCAGAGCCGG TATGAAGAGCTGCAGAACACTGCTGGAAgacatggggacagcctgcGCAACACCAAGATAGAGATCCAAGAGTTGACCAGGAACGTCCAGAGGCTGCGGGCTGAGATTGAGAACGTGAAGAAGCAG aacCATCAGCTGCAGTCAGCCATTGCTGAGGCCGAGGAGCGGGGTGAGATGGCCCTCAAGGATGCTCGGAGGAAACTGGAAGAGCTGGAATGtgccctgagcaaagacaaggAGGAGCTGGCTCGCTTGCTGAAGGAGTACCAGGAGCTGCTGAACATCAAGATTGCGCTGGACGTTGAGATTGCCATGTACAGGAAactgctggagggagaggagaacaG GCTCTGTGCAGATAACTTGTCCAACGTAAATGTCT CTGTGGTAGGCAGAACCACCATtgctggaggcagagctggtggCTTTGGAGCCAGCAGTGGCATGGGAGGGGGAGTATGTGCGGTCGGAGGAGGAAGCATCATTGGAGGCAGCTGTGGAATGGGAGGAGGAATACTCAGCGGTGGCTTCTCTTCTGGAAGTGGAAGAATGTGCAGCTCTGGAGGTGGCAACTTCATCTCAGGGGGTGGATCCTCCTCTGTGCGGAGATGTGTCACAACCACAACGGTTAAATCTTCGGGTGTAAAATACTGA